A part of Tessaracoccus timonensis genomic DNA contains:
- a CDS encoding Rv3235 family protein, whose product MLHKTSAHAGAQRPRTSGSPPPRQAIGLATAVVESLFGRRPLHHLRQHLSANAFESLAAGRESGQFLRSTIGSWRCQMPTSTAAEVCISVSLHGRWLVCVMRLDLLKQWRCSEFHILGA is encoded by the coding sequence ATGCTTCACAAAACCAGTGCACATGCCGGCGCTCAGCGCCCCCGTACATCCGGGTCACCCCCGCCTCGCCAAGCGATCGGGCTCGCCACCGCGGTCGTCGAATCACTGTTTGGCCGACGCCCCCTCCACCACCTGCGCCAGCACCTGAGTGCGAATGCCTTTGAGAGCCTGGCAGCGGGTAGAGAATCGGGCCAATTTCTGCGATCGACCATCGGCTCCTGGCGTTGCCAGATGCCGACGTCGACAGCCGCCGAGGTCTGCATCAGCGTGTCCTTGCACGGCCGCTGGCTGGTGTGTGTGATGCGCCTCGATTTGCTCAAGCAGTGGCGTTGCTCCGAGTTTCACATCCTCGGCGCCTGA
- the trpS gene encoding tryptophan--tRNA ligase, with the protein MTTSTHFDPEASLARSTQRSLAIEQEIAKDPSKFRILTGDRPTGNLHIGHLFGSLENRVRLAKAGVETMVLIADYQVITDRDGVGPIRDRVYSLLTDYLSVGLDPEEVTFFTHSSLPELNQLMLPFLSLATDAELRRNPTVKTELEATDGRPMSGLLLTYPVHQAADILFCKANLVPVGKDQLPHLEQARVIARRFDERYGRADEATPVFPEPEALLSKSGTVLGLDGAKMSKSRNNTIEIGFTADETAKLIKRAVTDSDRHITYEPEHRPEVSNLVNIAALALDRDPVDVAAELGDAGGGGLKKLVTEALNEYLAPIRARRTELEQDLGFLESVLRAGNERARDIAAQTLDEVRTAMQMVYY; encoded by the coding sequence ATGACGACTTCGACCCACTTTGATCCGGAAGCATCGCTCGCGCGTTCCACGCAACGCAGCCTGGCCATTGAACAGGAGATCGCCAAGGATCCCAGCAAATTCCGGATCCTGACAGGCGACCGCCCCACGGGCAACCTGCACATCGGACACCTGTTCGGGTCGCTGGAGAACAGGGTCCGCCTGGCGAAAGCAGGCGTCGAGACGATGGTGCTCATCGCCGACTACCAAGTCATCACTGATCGCGACGGCGTGGGTCCCATCCGGGATCGCGTCTATTCGCTGCTGACCGACTACCTTTCTGTGGGGCTGGACCCGGAAGAGGTCACCTTCTTCACGCACTCTTCGCTACCCGAGCTGAACCAGCTCATGTTGCCGTTCCTCTCGCTCGCCACCGACGCAGAACTTCGCCGCAACCCAACGGTGAAGACGGAACTGGAGGCTACCGACGGACGACCGATGTCTGGCCTGCTGCTCACCTACCCGGTGCACCAGGCAGCTGACATCTTGTTCTGCAAAGCGAACCTCGTGCCAGTGGGTAAAGACCAGCTGCCGCACCTCGAGCAGGCCCGTGTCATCGCCAGGCGCTTCGACGAGCGCTATGGGCGCGCCGACGAGGCCACCCCCGTCTTCCCCGAGCCCGAAGCGCTGCTGAGCAAGTCAGGCACTGTGCTTGGTCTCGATGGCGCGAAGATGAGCAAATCTCGGAACAACACCATCGAGATTGGGTTCACTGCTGACGAGACTGCCAAGCTGATCAAGCGTGCCGTCACCGATTCCGACCGCCACATCACCTACGAACCCGAGCATCGTCCCGAGGTGTCCAACCTGGTTAACATTGCAGCGCTCGCACTCGACCGTGACCCTGTCGACGTTGCCGCCGAGCTTGGCGACGCCGGTGGCGGCGGCCTCAAGAAGCTCGTCACCGAAGCGCTCAACGAGTATCTTGCCCCCATTCGCGCCCGCCGTACGGAGCTGGAACAAGATCTGGGCTTCCTGGAGAGCGTGCTGCGAGCGGGTAACGAGCGGGCACGCGACATCGCGGCACAGACCTTGGATGAGGTCCGCACCGCGATGCAGATGGTGTACTACTGA
- a CDS encoding fibronectin type III domain-containing protein, which produces MSNLAPEQVTQPRLLVGPDEGEFRLSLMPLFRDPEGHDIFFLDLTDAGGDAPITWRSEANNSVVVAEAPITAKAGMTRRLRGEVRDAGGAGREFEVLLEMTSSRMPLTTTVTDVVDEAQSGRPVTVPVLANDTSHLNDKTLAVEGARILSGEGTIEVRDDVVTITPSEGFVGTLTASYTVMDATGDPARRQDGSIRVTVTDVPSAPSAPFGGEPGDAQIRFEYQPGSTNGHRIERRVVTATAPGRSPVQQDCPGTTCTITGLRNNVPWTLSVVEFNKLGPSDPSPQSAPYTPDVKPLAPPQPQVTRGNQSLTVQWQPAPFQNMNNQGSPVTQCTLVLYNADGAEVGRKALSGSTFSHTWTGLTNGSNYVFGVIATNNAGDSPESTRTSPMFPVGPPKGSVTVTAAPVKDSIGGSFSVDVNTAGLDPNGDPAMRVYIIPMTGASVRDDARRQVAYPSPAQSTLTFSDWGESAVRFRVVAENLHSSVTVGETSEAIVAWPTPSVQLLSAITTPDYPGGMLLKLNSPEVRNKEGAGLTYEYARAGSSTWRRFSTFRDYLATAQDFTPGVPVSLSVRAVLTNSTDQRTSSVSNLPTMTPVSARPLEQPLGELVTVAPDRVRVGLNPNPGSAASGGWTSGHYYVHTGDYKDQSSASLPAGETTTVHQGWTGTKPGSNESWRHSTLYSKDIAVPNVSTFAKNGDNFVVTVRFVYGSSACNVYDHWGGRRELLKELRPNAEGTIHMDEAFPIDPNAEVVLYRELVYVECSINNNTAEWSRTIPG; this is translated from the coding sequence GTGTCGAACCTCGCGCCCGAGCAGGTGACGCAGCCGCGGCTGCTCGTCGGGCCCGACGAGGGCGAGTTCCGGCTGTCCCTGATGCCGCTGTTCCGCGACCCTGAGGGCCACGACATCTTCTTCCTCGACCTCACCGACGCCGGCGGCGACGCGCCCATCACGTGGCGCTCCGAGGCCAACAACTCCGTCGTCGTCGCCGAGGCGCCGATCACCGCGAAGGCGGGCATGACGCGTCGGCTCCGCGGTGAGGTGCGCGACGCGGGCGGCGCCGGCCGCGAGTTCGAGGTGCTGCTGGAGATGACGTCGTCGCGCATGCCGCTCACCACCACGGTGACGGACGTCGTCGACGAGGCGCAGTCCGGCCGGCCGGTGACCGTGCCGGTGCTCGCCAACGACACCTCCCACCTGAACGACAAGACCCTGGCCGTGGAGGGCGCGCGCATCCTCTCCGGAGAGGGCACCATCGAGGTCCGCGACGACGTGGTCACCATCACGCCGTCGGAGGGCTTCGTAGGCACCCTCACCGCCAGTTACACCGTCATGGACGCCACCGGCGACCCGGCCCGCCGCCAGGACGGCAGCATCCGCGTCACCGTGACCGACGTGCCGAGCGCCCCGTCGGCGCCGTTCGGCGGCGAGCCGGGCGACGCGCAGATCCGGTTCGAGTACCAGCCCGGCAGCACCAACGGGCACCGGATCGAGCGGCGCGTGGTCACCGCCACCGCCCCCGGCCGCTCGCCCGTGCAGCAGGACTGCCCCGGCACGACGTGCACCATCACGGGGCTGCGCAACAACGTGCCCTGGACGCTCAGCGTGGTGGAGTTCAACAAGCTCGGCCCGTCCGACCCGTCGCCGCAGTCGGCCCCGTACACCCCGGACGTGAAGCCGCTGGCCCCGCCGCAGCCGCAGGTCACGCGCGGGAACCAGTCGCTCACCGTCCAGTGGCAGCCGGCGCCGTTCCAGAACATGAACAACCAGGGCAGCCCCGTGACGCAGTGCACGCTGGTGCTGTACAACGCCGACGGCGCGGAGGTGGGCCGCAAGGCGCTGTCCGGGTCGACGTTCAGCCACACCTGGACGGGGCTGACCAACGGCAGCAACTACGTCTTCGGTGTCATCGCCACCAACAACGCGGGCGATTCCCCGGAGTCGACGCGCACCTCGCCCATGTTCCCCGTCGGCCCCCCGAAGGGCTCCGTGACGGTCACCGCGGCGCCGGTGAAGGACAGCATCGGCGGCAGCTTCAGCGTCGACGTCAACACCGCCGGCCTGGACCCCAACGGCGACCCCGCCATGCGCGTGTACATCATCCCGATGACCGGCGCGAGCGTCCGCGACGACGCCCGCCGGCAGGTGGCCTACCCGTCGCCCGCGCAGTCCACCCTCACGTTCAGCGACTGGGGCGAGAGCGCCGTCCGGTTCCGCGTCGTGGCGGAGAACCTGCACTCGAGCGTCACGGTGGGCGAGACGTCGGAGGCGATCGTCGCCTGGCCCACCCCGTCGGTCCAGCTCCTCTCCGCCATCACCACGCCCGACTACCCGGGCGGCATGCTGCTGAAGCTGAACTCGCCGGAGGTCCGCAACAAGGAGGGCGCCGGGCTCACCTACGAGTACGCGCGCGCAGGAAGCTCCACCTGGCGCCGCTTCTCCACGTTCCGCGACTACCTCGCCACAGCGCAGGACTTCACCCCCGGGGTGCCGGTCAGCCTCAGCGTGCGGGCGGTGCTCACGAACTCCACGGACCAGCGCACCTCGTCGGTGAGCAACCTGCCGACGATGACGCCGGTGAGCGCCCGGCCGCTCGAGCAGCCGCTCGGCGAACTGGTGACGGTGGCGCCCGACCGGGTCCGCGTCGGGCTCAACCCGAACCCGGGCTCCGCGGCGTCGGGCGGCTGGACCAGCGGCCACTACTACGTCCACACCGGCGACTACAAGGACCAGTCGTCCGCCAGCCTGCCGGCGGGGGAGACGACGACCGTGCACCAGGGCTGGACCGGCACGAAGCCGGGCAGCAACGAGTCCTGGCGGCACAGCACGCTGTACTCGAAGGACATCGCGGTCCCCAACGTCTCCACCTTCGCCAAGAACGGCGACAACTTCGTCGTCACCGTCCGCTTCGTATACGGGTCGAGCGCCTGCAACGTCTACGATCACTGGGGCGGCAGACGGGAGCTCCTCAAGGAACTGCGGCCGAACGCCGAGGGCACGATCCACATGGACGAGGCGTTCCCCA
- a CDS encoding IS5 family transposase has protein sequence MSRFQMLSDAQWELIAPMLPTRTGRAGRPFADARAMVEAIIYRYRCGIAWRDLPEVYGPWQTVWTWHRRLAEKGTWDTVLATLTAAADAEGLIDWSVSVDSTIARAPQHATNITRHTGGWIELQESA, from the coding sequence ATGTCCCGGTTCCAGATGCTCTCCGACGCCCAATGGGAGTTGATCGCCCCGATGCTCCCGACCCGGACCGGCCGCGCCGGCAGGCCGTTCGCCGACGCCCGCGCCATGGTGGAGGCGATCATCTACCGGTACCGGTGCGGAATCGCTTGGAGGGATCTGCCCGAGGTCTACGGGCCCTGGCAGACCGTGTGGACCTGGCATCGGCGCTTGGCCGAAAAAGGCACCTGGGACACGGTGCTGGCCACGCTGACCGCCGCCGCTGACGCCGAAGGCCTGATCGATTGGTCGGTCTCGGTGGACTCCACGATCGCCCGCGCCCCCCAGCACGCGACGAACATCACCCGCCACACAGGGGGATGGATCGAACTACAAGAATCCGCGTGA
- a CDS encoding Ig-like domain-containing protein → MQPKALDDDIRVRAGSVATAHVLENDTSPIGLGLGVTRILENPLGEGAWVDGDTIRVEIPAGSQSQQIALPYEVTDTEGNVASATLAVTVVSEDAANEAPTPHDVVDRVLSGSLTRIPIRLDGIDPNGDAVRLVGLGSGPGMGRVKEVGEKYLTYEAFPSSQGTDTFHYEVVDAHGEVGRGQVSIGIAPPGNINEPPIGVHDDVLVRPGRPIQIAALANDYDIEGDGFSFAADDPVSMDDDTLHAEIVNDREIKVDPIEEPGVYTGTYRLQDLREQYGNGTFAITVDESAPLLPPVARDDIVGVGEIIDKDFVEVDVRANDFDPDGAHERLRIELPEADPDDERVARVTDGGLLTVPVGAHMQQVRYRLVDGDGESSFGLVTVPGTDDVVPMVRDPGRTLEATAGQPAHVSFEDLLVGTDGRAVKLTSTDTIAATTGSAVPATGGVEFTPHVDYRGPAAVVFEVIDVVPEGDRTAKRAYVTIPVEVRAARSQST, encoded by the coding sequence GTGCAGCCGAAGGCCCTCGACGACGACATCCGCGTGCGCGCCGGCAGCGTCGCCACCGCGCACGTGCTGGAGAACGACACCTCCCCGATCGGGCTCGGGCTGGGGGTCACCCGGATCCTGGAGAACCCGCTGGGCGAGGGAGCCTGGGTGGACGGCGACACGATCCGCGTCGAGATCCCCGCCGGCTCGCAGTCGCAGCAGATCGCGCTGCCCTACGAGGTGACGGACACCGAGGGCAACGTCGCGTCGGCGACGCTCGCCGTCACCGTCGTCAGCGAGGACGCCGCCAACGAGGCACCCACCCCGCACGACGTCGTGGACCGGGTGCTGTCCGGCTCGCTCACCCGCATCCCCATTCGCCTCGACGGCATCGACCCCAACGGCGACGCCGTCCGGCTCGTCGGGCTGGGCTCCGGCCCCGGCATGGGGCGTGTCAAGGAGGTCGGCGAGAAGTACCTGACCTACGAGGCGTTCCCCTCCAGCCAGGGCACCGACACCTTCCACTACGAGGTGGTCGACGCGCACGGCGAGGTGGGCCGCGGCCAGGTGAGCATCGGCATCGCCCCGCCGGGCAACATCAACGAGCCGCCGATCGGCGTGCACGACGACGTGCTGGTCCGGCCCGGCCGCCCGATCCAGATCGCGGCGCTCGCCAACGACTACGACATCGAGGGCGACGGGTTCTCCTTCGCGGCCGACGACCCGGTCTCCATGGACGACGACACCCTGCACGCCGAGATCGTCAACGACCGGGAGATCAAGGTCGACCCGATCGAGGAGCCCGGCGTCTACACCGGCACCTACCGGCTCCAGGACCTCCGCGAGCAGTACGGCAACGGCACCTTCGCGATCACCGTCGACGAGTCGGCGCCGCTCCTGCCGCCGGTGGCGCGCGACGACATCGTCGGCGTCGGCGAGATCATCGACAAGGACTTCGTCGAGGTCGACGTGCGGGCCAACGACTTCGACCCCGACGGCGCCCACGAGCGGCTGCGCATCGAGCTGCCGGAGGCGGATCCCGACGACGAGCGCGTGGCCCGCGTGACCGACGGCGGGCTGCTCACCGTGCCGGTGGGCGCCCACATGCAGCAGGTGCGGTACCGGCTCGTCGACGGCGACGGCGAGTCCAGCTTCGGGCTCGTCACCGTCCCGGGCACCGACGACGTGGTGCCGATGGTCCGCGACCCCGGCCGCACCCTCGAGGCCACCGCCGGGCAGCCGGCCCACGTCAGCTTCGAGGACCTCCTCGTCGGCACGGACGGTCGCGCCGTGAAGCTGACCAGCACGGACACGATCGCCGCCACCACGGGCAGCGCCGTCCCCGCCACCGGCGGCGTGGAGTTCACGCCGCACGTCGACTACCGGGGGCCGGCCGCGGTCGTGTTCGAGGTGATCGACGTCGTGCCGGAGGGGGACCGGACCGCCAAGCGCGCCTACGTGACCATCCCCGTGGAGGTGAGGGCGGCGCGCAGCCAGAGCACGTAG
- a CDS encoding DUF6912 family protein: protein MARKLVFIPIAAAELPMFTGEIPVEQRRAFTVTRELLDELGYTADMSEDAEYAAMVLASISGLIEFGERVVIVAEVDAALIEAGEDSANGECLLVRCPHESMTAWFEDAPGVELPTVPAGSSIDDAWELPEVQALLQEHDLLWNDVVEYRRG, encoded by the coding sequence GTGGCTAGAAAGCTTGTGTTCATTCCCATTGCTGCAGCAGAACTCCCCATGTTCACAGGGGAGATCCCCGTTGAACAACGTCGCGCATTTACAGTGACGCGCGAACTGCTCGACGAGTTGGGGTACACCGCAGACATGTCCGAAGATGCCGAGTACGCGGCCATGGTGTTGGCGTCCATCTCCGGGCTGATCGAATTCGGCGAGCGCGTGGTCATCGTCGCGGAGGTCGACGCCGCGCTCATTGAGGCGGGTGAAGACTCGGCGAACGGCGAGTGCTTGCTTGTGCGCTGTCCGCATGAATCCATGACGGCGTGGTTCGAAGACGCACCCGGGGTGGAACTCCCGACCGTGCCCGCAGGCTCGAGTATCGACGACGCCTGGGAGCTGCCAGAAGTGCAAGCCCTGCTGCAGGAACACGACCTGCTATGGAACGACGTCGTGGAGTACCGACGCGGCTAG
- a CDS encoding PHP domain-containing protein: MRIDLHTHSNVSDGTDSPTMLVHKAIAAGLDVVALTDHDTFAGITEAQEAGKRSGLRVLNGLEMSTKFEGKSVHLLGYGCDPRNADLKAELARIRAGRTERLPRMIDNLRAAGIDITIDEVYEHAGDASAVGRPHVADILVQKGVVSSRTEAFQTWIGEGQPGYAERYACPLEEAIDLIHGARGVAVIAHPWSRGCRQVLTSEVLERLIHEHQLDGIEVEHQDHSPEVRELLFQMGARLGLIRTGSSDYHGTGKVNHELGCNTTRVQAYNELIARIRRRGGVV; encoded by the coding sequence ATGCGGATCGACTTGCACACTCACTCGAATGTCTCGGACGGCACAGATTCCCCCACGATGCTGGTGCATAAAGCTATCGCTGCCGGCTTGGACGTCGTCGCGCTGACCGACCACGACACCTTCGCCGGCATCACGGAGGCGCAGGAAGCCGGGAAGCGGTCGGGGCTCCGAGTACTGAATGGTCTCGAAATGTCGACGAAGTTCGAGGGGAAGTCGGTACACCTACTTGGCTACGGCTGTGATCCGCGCAACGCAGACTTGAAGGCAGAACTAGCTCGCATTCGCGCCGGCAGGACGGAGCGCCTGCCACGCATGATCGATAACCTGCGGGCCGCAGGCATCGACATCACTATCGACGAAGTGTACGAGCACGCGGGAGACGCGTCGGCGGTGGGGCGCCCGCACGTGGCTGACATCCTGGTGCAAAAAGGGGTGGTATCGAGCCGAACGGAGGCCTTCCAGACGTGGATTGGTGAGGGCCAGCCCGGGTATGCCGAACGCTATGCCTGCCCGTTGGAAGAAGCAATCGACCTCATCCACGGCGCCCGCGGCGTTGCCGTGATCGCCCACCCGTGGTCGCGCGGATGCCGACAGGTGCTCACCTCGGAGGTGCTGGAACGACTCATCCACGAGCATCAACTTGACGGTATCGAGGTGGAGCATCAGGACCACAGCCCTGAGGTGCGGGAATTGCTGTTCCAGATGGGCGCCCGCCTCGGCCTCATCCGTACGGGATCGTCGGATTACCACGGCACAGGCAAGGTCAATCACGAGCTCGGCTGCAACACGACCAGGGTGCAGGCGTACAACGAATTGATCGCTCGGATTCGTCGGCGAGGCGGCGTCGTCTAG
- a CDS encoding IS5 family transposase, protein MGRSRWTPRSPAPPSTRRTSPATQGDGSNYKNPREEPADHGIGRSRGGLSTKIHQLVDGTGLPLVSLITPGQAGDSPMLLPLLEQLRVTRPVGRPRTRPEAVLGDKAYSSRAIRTHLRARGIKAVIPEPADQQGHRRRRGARGGRPVSLDADAYKGRNVIERQYAHLKQWRGLATRYDKYAIIYRAAVVLNAVLAWSKRLSDMP, encoded by the coding sequence ATTGGTCGGTCTCGGTGGACTCCACGATCGCCCGCGCCCCCCAGCACGCGACGAACATCACCCGCCACACAGGGGGATGGATCGAACTACAAGAATCCGCGTGAGGAGCCGGCCGATCACGGCATCGGGCGCTCCCGTGGCGGGCTGAGCACGAAGATCCATCAGCTCGTCGATGGGACCGGGCTGCCGCTGGTCAGCCTGATCACCCCCGGCCAGGCAGGGGACTCCCCGATGCTGCTTCCTCTTCTGGAGCAGCTGCGCGTGACCCGGCCAGTAGGGCGGCCCCGGACCCGCCCCGAGGCCGTGCTGGGCGATAAGGCGTACTCCTCCCGGGCGATCCGCACCCACCTACGTGCCCGTGGGATCAAAGCGGTCATCCCCGAACCGGCCGACCAGCAGGGCCACCGCAGACGGCGCGGTGCCCGCGGCGGGCGCCCCGTCAGCCTCGACGCGGACGCCTACAAGGGCCGCAACGTCATCGAGCGTCAGTACGCTCACCTGAAGCAGTGGCGGGGTCTGGCGACCCGGTATGACAAGTACGCGATCATCTACAGGGCCGCTGTGGTCCTGAATGCTGTGCTCGCATGGTCAAAACGATTGTCAGACATGCCCTAG
- a CDS encoding DUF2505 domain-containing protein → MQLIFQHSYPAPPRDVAALLRNEAFLDDVAQHAGAVQHTVSVGDVGTRVDMMLPAPEQVQKILGKTVKVSILMAFSDESSDGTIPGTVNVDVPGMPVEASATSKLAPTSTGTVGDYEGELKVKIPLVGKKVEAQVEPFIVQAFAGMERRARVWLTR, encoded by the coding sequence ATGCAGTTGATCTTTCAGCACTCTTATCCGGCTCCCCCTCGCGACGTCGCGGCGCTACTGCGCAACGAAGCATTCCTCGACGACGTTGCCCAGCACGCCGGGGCGGTGCAGCATACCGTCTCAGTCGGCGACGTCGGCACGCGCGTCGACATGATGCTGCCCGCACCCGAACAGGTGCAAAAAATCCTGGGCAAGACGGTGAAGGTTTCGATTCTCATGGCCTTCTCCGATGAGTCCTCGGACGGCACCATTCCCGGGACGGTGAACGTCGACGTGCCCGGCATGCCCGTCGAGGCGAGCGCTACGTCGAAGCTCGCGCCGACGAGTACAGGCACTGTGGGCGACTATGAAGGAGAGCTCAAGGTCAAAATTCCGCTCGTGGGCAAGAAAGTCGAGGCCCAGGTGGAGCCATTCATCGTCCAAGCGTTTGCCGGCATGGAGCGCCGCGCTCGCGTGTGGCTGACGCGCTGA
- a CDS encoding IS110 family transposase, which translates to MDQHRFNVFVGLDVGKEHHHATALNAGGKRLHDKALPQDETALREVFAKLTAHGLVLVIVDQPATIGALPVTVARAMGIEVAYLPGLAMRRIADLHPGNAKTDARDVYIIAEAGRTMPHALRRVGGDDDLIADLAVIVGFDDDLAGEVNRVSNRIRGLLTQIHPALERAIGGNISHPAVLALLAKYCGPTGLADAGRRRLTTTAKALAPRMHERLVEAIVKALTEQTVTVPGTRAAELVLPQLAAQLQGLLTQRAEAAKQVEEALDAHPLSQLLMSMPGVGIRTAARLLLDVGDGSAFPTAGHLAAYAGLAPVTRRSGSSIRGELPSRGGNKHLKRALFLSAFAALHDPDSRAYYDRKRAAGKKHNAALVCLARRRVDVLHAMLRNGTYYQPRTPAAA; encoded by the coding sequence ATGGACCAACACCGCTTCAACGTGTTCGTCGGCCTCGACGTCGGCAAAGAACACCACCACGCCACCGCCCTCAACGCTGGCGGGAAACGACTGCATGACAAGGCCCTGCCCCAGGATGAGACTGCTCTACGTGAGGTGTTCGCCAAGCTCACCGCCCATGGGTTGGTGTTGGTGATCGTGGACCAGCCCGCCACGATCGGCGCCCTGCCGGTCACGGTGGCTCGCGCGATGGGTATCGAGGTCGCCTACCTACCGGGACTGGCGATGCGCCGCATCGCCGATCTCCACCCGGGCAACGCGAAGACCGACGCCCGCGACGTCTACATCATCGCCGAGGCCGGCCGCACCATGCCCCACGCGCTGCGACGCGTCGGCGGCGACGACGACCTGATCGCCGACCTCGCCGTGATCGTCGGGTTCGACGACGACCTCGCAGGCGAAGTCAACCGCGTCTCCAACCGGATCCGCGGCCTCCTCACCCAGATCCACCCCGCGCTCGAACGCGCCATCGGCGGCAACATCAGCCACCCCGCAGTGCTGGCCCTACTGGCCAAGTACTGCGGCCCCACCGGACTCGCCGACGCCGGTAGGCGCCGTCTCACCACCACCGCCAAAGCGCTGGCGCCACGCATGCACGAGCGCCTTGTCGAGGCCATCGTGAAGGCCCTGACAGAGCAAACCGTGACCGTCCCCGGCACCCGGGCAGCCGAGCTGGTCTTGCCCCAGCTCGCAGCCCAACTCCAGGGCCTGCTCACGCAGCGCGCTGAGGCCGCCAAACAAGTCGAGGAGGCCCTCGATGCGCACCCTCTTTCCCAGCTCCTGATGTCAATGCCTGGAGTCGGCATCAGGACCGCAGCCAGACTCCTCCTCGACGTCGGTGACGGCTCCGCGTTCCCCACCGCAGGCCATCTCGCGGCCTACGCTGGCTTGGCCCCGGTCACCCGGCGATCCGGATCCAGCATCCGCGGAGAGCTTCCCTCACGCGGCGGGAACAAACACCTCAAACGAGCACTGTTCCTCTCGGCCTTCGCAGCCCTCCACGATCCTGATTCACGCGCCTACTACGACCGCAAACGCGCCGCTGGGAAGAAACACAACGCCGCCCTCGTCTGCCTCGCCCGACGACGCGTCGACGTCCTTCACGCCATGCTCCGCAACGGCACCTACTACCAACCAAGAACACCAGCCGCCGCTTGA